ATGTATCTCTTTCCTCGCTTTGCTGATTGTCAACCGGGTGGACATTGTCGTTGAGGTTGTTGCCGTTGGATAGAGGACATACATTGTCAGAGGCGGCCTCAACGGATGGAGGAAGTGTTGACGTATTGCTGAGTCTGCGCTTGGGGCTTGTTTGTGGAGCCATCGAAATGATAATAGACGCGAAAATGACTGGTCAGGCTTGAAAAATAGTAAAGGGTATGTTGCTGGCGATAGGTTGAGAGGATGGTGAGGGAGGGAATGGAGGATATTAATAGGCGATAAGTTAAGGGGGATAATAAAGGATGGAACAAAGGATGTTGCTGGCGATAAGTTGGGGGGGGGGTGGGGTGAAGGACAGAGCAAAGGACAGTGAAGGATGGAACAAAGGATATTAGTAGGTAATCATCTAAAAGGGGGGTGAAAGATATGGAATAAAGGAAGTTTATTAATAGGTGATAAGTTAAAGGGGGATAATGAAGAATGTGGAATAAAGGATGTTTGCCTACCTAGATAAGCTCTTTTTCAAGCGCAGGCTCCGTGTTCCTCTCTATGGCTTGCAATCCACGTAGATTTTGACCGCCTGAGCTGCTCGTTCCAGCTTCATTTTCTCATCAATCATGCATCTCGAAGGTGGACACTGATCAGACAGTTTTCTATCTCACCCCGGAGAACGACTATTGGAGATCATTTAACATCCTGACAATAGCAACTGAACATGCCAAAACCCTAGAGACCCAAAGATGCTATGCCTGCGAATTGGATTGGACCAAAAGTCCAAGAGCCCACCGTATCTCGTCAGCTTCGGTAGACGAGACCATAACGATGTGATCTTGAACAAGTACTTTCCGAAAACTGATCAGTGCTATTTCGATTTCAATAAGGAAACtggagagcttcttctccacgaCATATCGGAATATAGCGATACGCAACTCACCGAGATCGAATAGATCACcaacgaagacgaagacggagacggagacggagacggagagaGAAAGGAGAAGCTAGGTTATTCCCAAATATCGAGGGCCCGTCGGCAATGTGTCGTGCTTCTCAGGCCTGACTTGTACCACGATCGCGTCGAACGCCAGTGGCTCTTCCAGATCCGCGATGCTGAGTTTCGCTTGTTACCAGGAACAACACATGGCCGGAGTGAAGCTCAACTGACCAAGGAGAGGTTGGCATTCGcaagaaacaccaacaaTGATGGGACGATCGAAAGGACTTTGCAGCAACTCGGCACGCTCGACCTGCAATCCAAGGGATTGCTAGCTCGTGAACCCCATAGTACTTGGTTCCGAGCCTCACCCAAGCGGGAAAAAGACAAGGTGATCCGAATCAAAAAGCTCAAACCGCTTGGAAGAGGCGGCCAAGGTGAAGTGCACGAGGTTGTCGACATGTATACCGGCGCGCACTACGCTTGCAAAATCGTCGACGTAAGGACAGAGGTAACTCAATGGAAGATCCATTCCGAGATAGAGTTCAAGATGAGAGTGAAAAAAGAGGTAGAAATAGTCCAGAAGCTGACGCATGTAAGCTCCCTATTCTACATCTCCATGCTTGCCTCACGCTAATCATATCAGCCTCATATCGTGCCGTACACACACACCCAGGAATCCAAAACCAGCCACGACATCCAGATCTTCATGCCTGTCTATGAGGGCAACCTCCACGATCTACTGCAAGCGCTCAGAGACCAGGGGCAAGAGGGGGTACGAACCATAACCAGCAAGATGCTATACCAGATGTTACAGGCACTGGATTTCGTTCATACTCATGATCCGCCAATCATACATCGAGACGTTAAGCCTCCGAATATCCTCCACCGCGGCGGCAACTTCTTTTTGATAGACTTCGGGATCGCCAAAGCCGTCGATGCATCAAATACTGTCGTTGGAACGGGATCGTATATGGCGCCTGATCGTATATGGAGCCTGATGTTAGGGAGAACAGGCAGCAGACGCCTAAAGTTGACATATGGGGGCTCGGCGTGACAGTGGTGGAGTTTTTAGAGCAACCCGAAGACTTTAGGACAAGACAGTTTACGGAGTGGGAGCAGTGGT
The window above is part of the Fusarium oxysporum f. sp. lycopersici 4287 chromosome 8, whole genome shotgun sequence genome. Proteins encoded here:
- a CDS encoding serine/threonine protein kinase; the protein is MLCLRIGLDQKSKSPPYLVSFGRRDHNDITNEDEDGDGDGDGERKEKLGYSQISRARRQCVVLLRPDLYHDRVERQWLFQIRDAEFRLLPGTTHGRSEAQLTKERLAFARNTNNDGTIERTLQQLGTLDLQSKGLLAREPHSTWFRASPKREKDKVIRIKKLKPLGRGGQGEVHEVVDMYTGAHYACKIVDVRTEVTQWKIHSEIEFKMRVKKEVEIVQKLTHPHIVPYTHTQESKTSHDIQIFMPVYEGNLHDLLQALRDQGQEGVRTITSKMLYQMLQALDFVHTHDPPIIHRDVKPPNILHRGGNFFLIDFGIAKAVDASNTVVGTGSYMAPDLDIWGLGVTVVEFLEQPEDFRTRQFTEWEQWYEYLQTSLNQHHFPFASMVTVNTDRRPTARDLLQSWRTNVTLSSAAPPLSHQLNGTTTINSASPILMDWTQTVPTTFVQLTPCDESM